From a single Nostoc sp. MS1 genomic region:
- a CDS encoding TldD/PmbA family protein: MTTTLVDAQNLLSDLITRYSSRVDYLIIRLEEAEGTDILLRGDKVETLSEGISIGGQVRACYKGGWGLSCFNQLATIKDRIEEAIAAARLVGDEETILAPIDPVQAICTLPLSGTDPRKIPLVKKKELCDRYTELLKNVDHRITTTSVRYSDSAQKIILATSEGTLIQQSWVDMEMRFAATAKNGETVQTGRETTGSRKAYEDLINLDDQVKNAAQRAVAALSLPSVKGNTYTVVIDPILTGLFVHEAFGHLSEADMAYENPDLLEVMTIGRRFGPEELQILDGAAPEGHRGSYFYDDEGTPATTTQLIQDGVLVGRLHSRETAGKLDEAPTGNARCLNYHFTPIVRMTNTWIERGKTPVADLFTGIKEGVYARNWLGGMTNGEMFTFSAGEAWMIRNGKIAEPVKDVTLSGNVFQTLADIEAIGDDFYWDESGGCGKGGQNGLPVGCGGPSLRIKDVVVGGEI; the protein is encoded by the coding sequence ATGACTACTACACTTGTTGACGCACAAAATTTACTTTCTGACCTCATCACGCGCTACTCATCGCGTGTAGATTACTTAATCATTCGCTTAGAGGAGGCAGAAGGGACTGATATCTTGTTGCGTGGCGACAAGGTAGAAACCCTCAGCGAAGGAATCTCAATTGGTGGACAGGTCCGCGCTTGTTATAAGGGTGGCTGGGGTTTGAGCTGCTTTAATCAATTGGCGACCATTAAGGATAGGATCGAAGAAGCGATCGCCGCAGCTCGCTTGGTAGGAGATGAAGAAACTATACTGGCTCCTATTGACCCAGTGCAAGCAATATGCACTCTACCCTTAAGCGGTACAGACCCGCGAAAAATTCCTCTAGTGAAGAAAAAAGAATTATGCGATCGCTATACTGAATTACTCAAAAATGTTGACCATCGCATTACTACCACCTCAGTCCGTTATAGTGACAGCGCCCAAAAAATTATCCTCGCCACATCTGAAGGCACTCTCATTCAACAGTCTTGGGTGGATATGGAAATGCGCTTTGCCGCCACTGCAAAAAATGGCGAAACTGTACAAACTGGCAGAGAAACTACAGGTTCTCGCAAAGCCTACGAAGATTTAATTAATTTAGATGATCAAGTCAAAAATGCAGCCCAAAGAGCGGTTGCTGCTTTGTCTCTGCCATCAGTTAAGGGTAACACTTACACCGTAGTCATTGACCCAATTCTGACAGGATTATTCGTTCATGAAGCTTTCGGACATCTTTCCGAGGCAGATATGGCTTACGAAAACCCAGATTTATTAGAAGTCATGACTATTGGACGGCGATTTGGGCCAGAAGAATTGCAGATTCTCGATGGTGCAGCGCCAGAAGGACATCGCGGCAGTTACTTTTATGATGATGAAGGCACACCCGCCACTACAACTCAACTAATTCAAGATGGTGTTCTAGTAGGACGTTTGCATTCTCGTGAAACCGCAGGTAAGTTAGACGAAGCGCCCACAGGAAATGCTCGTTGTTTAAATTATCACTTCACTCCCATTGTGCGGATGACGAATACCTGGATTGAGCGAGGTAAAACGCCAGTTGCAGATTTATTCACTGGTATTAAAGAAGGAGTATATGCCCGTAATTGGTTGGGTGGGATGACGAATGGCGAAATGTTCACATTTAGCGCCGGGGAAGCTTGGATGATTAGAAATGGTAAGATTGCTGAACCTGTGAAAGATGTAACTCTTTCAGGCAACGTTTTTCAAACCCTCGCAGATATTGAAGCCATCGGTGATGATTTCTACTGGGACGAATCTGGTGGTTGCGGTAAAGGTGGACAAAATGGCTTACCTGTAGGCTGTGGCGGCCCTAGTCTACGGATTAAGGATGTAGTAGTTGGGGGGGAGATATAA
- the coaE gene encoding dephospho-CoA kinase (Dephospho-CoA kinase (CoaE) performs the final step in coenzyme A biosynthesis.), protein MTKRIIGLTGGIATGKTTVANYLASAYNLPVFDADIYARDAVSLGSPILDAIANRYGKEILLPDGSLNRQKLGEIIFPHPEERQWVESIIHPYVRDRFLKAIAQSTSTTIVLVVPLLIEAQMTDLVTEIWVVICSEAQQLQRLIERNHLTPEQAQARINSQLSLTEKAAIADVILDNSSSLEALLKQVDIALNFEF, encoded by the coding sequence ATGACTAAACGCATTATCGGCTTAACTGGTGGTATTGCTACAGGTAAGACTACTGTCGCTAATTATTTGGCTAGTGCTTATAATTTGCCAGTTTTCGATGCAGATATTTACGCCAGAGATGCAGTATCTTTGGGTTCGCCGATTTTGGATGCGATCGCCAATCGTTACGGTAAGGAAATATTACTACCAGATGGTAGCCTCAACCGTCAAAAGCTAGGTGAAATTATCTTTCCCCATCCAGAGGAACGGCAATGGGTGGAGAGTATCATACATCCTTATGTGCGTGATCGCTTCCTCAAAGCCATTGCCCAATCCACTTCTACAACCATAGTATTAGTCGTACCCTTGTTAATTGAAGCCCAAATGACTGATTTAGTCACGGAAATTTGGGTTGTCATCTGTTCCGAAGCACAGCAATTGCAAAGATTAATTGAACGCAATCACCTCACCCCCGAACAAGCACAGGCGCGAATTAATAGTCAATTATCACTTACAGAAAAAGCTGCGATCGCAGATGTAATTTTAGATAACTCCTCATCCTTGGAAGCACTGTTGAAACAAGTAGATATAGCTCTTAATTTTGAATTTTGA
- a CDS encoding dienelactone hydrolase family protein, producing the protein MISTPDGQMPAFLCTPTAAIQQAGVILLMEGFGLTKHIQDVAERIAKEGYLVLAPDLYYRELPNNKFGYDEVEQARAMMFRLDFEKSVDEDIRAAVAYVKSQLEPSSLVGVTGFCLGGGLAFLSACKLSDQIAAAAPFYGVILDQWLDAAVDIQVPMYLFFGDSDPFIPQQRVRQMQSRLEELGKDYQLKVYTHADHGFFCHERSSYNLEAAEDSWHKLTQFFDQHLH; encoded by the coding sequence ATGATTTCTACGCCTGATGGACAGATGCCCGCTTTTTTGTGTACACCGACTGCTGCCATTCAGCAAGCAGGCGTGATCTTGTTAATGGAAGGATTTGGTTTAACAAAGCATATTCAGGATGTGGCAGAGCGAATTGCCAAAGAGGGTTACTTAGTGCTGGCCCCTGACTTGTATTATCGTGAATTGCCGAACAACAAATTCGGATATGACGAGGTTGAACAAGCAAGAGCTATGATGTTCCGCCTTGATTTTGAAAAGTCTGTGGATGAAGATATTCGAGCAGCAGTAGCTTATGTCAAATCACAATTAGAACCTTCCAGTCTGGTTGGTGTTACAGGATTTTGCCTGGGAGGTGGGCTAGCTTTTCTGAGTGCTTGTAAATTATCAGATCAGATTGCTGCGGCTGCTCCATTCTACGGTGTAATTTTAGATCAATGGCTGGATGCAGCCGTTGATATTCAAGTACCTATGTACTTATTTTTTGGTGATAGTGATCCATTCATTCCTCAGCAACGTGTTAGACAAATGCAGTCCCGATTAGAAGAACTTGGTAAAGACTATCAGTTAAAAGTTTACACTCATGCCGACCACGGTTTTTTTTGTCATGAGCGTTCTTCCTATAACCTCGAAGCAGCTGAAGATTCTTGGCATAAACTCACACAATTTTTTGATCAACATTTGCATTAA
- the metH gene encoding methionine synthase — MTHPFLKRLHSPELPVIVFDGAMGTNLQTQNLTAEDFGGVQYEGCNEYLVHTKPEAVAKVHRDFLAVGADVIETDTFGATSIVLAEYDLADQTYYLNKTAAELAKKVAAEFSTPEKPRFVAGSIGPTTKLPTLGHIDFDTMKTAFAEQAEALLDGGVDLFIVETCQDVLQIKAALNGIEEVFAKRGERIPLMVSVTMESMGTMLVGSEISAVLTILEPFPIDILGLNCATGPDLMKPHIKYLAEHSPFVVSCIPNAGLPENVGGQAHYRLTPTELRMALMHFVEDLGVQVIGGCCGTRPAHIQQLAEIAKDLKPKVRQPSLEPAAASIYSTQPYDQDNSFLIVGERLNASGSKKCRDLLNAEDWDGLVSMARSQVKEGAHILDINVDYVGRDGVRDMHELVSRIVNNVTLPLMLDSTEWEKMEAGLKVAGGKCLLNSTNYEDGEPRFLKVLELAKKYGAGVVIGTIDEEGMARTAQKKFQIAQRAYRQAVEYGIPAHEIFFDTLALPISTGIEEDRENGKATIESISRIRRELPGCHVILGVSNISFGLSPASRVVLNSVFLHEAMVAGMDAAIVSASKILPLSKIEERHQEVCRQLIYDQRKFEGDVCVYDPLTELTKLFEGVTTKRNKGVDESLPIEERLKRHIIDGERIGLEAQLTKALEQYPPLEIINTFLLDGMKVVGELFGSGQMQLPFVLQSAETMKAAVAYLEPFMEKSEAGNNAKGTVIIATVKGDVHDIGKNLVDIILSNNGYKVINLGIKQPVENIIEAYEKHHADCIAMSGLLVKSTAFMKDNLEAFNEKGITVPVILGGAALTPKFVHQDCQNAYKGKVIYGKDAFADLHFMDKLMPAKAIGKWDNSLGFLDEVATDELETINQKSAATTKKSPLPTPDSPLPVDTRRSEAVAIDIPRPTPPFWGTQLLQPGDIPWEEIFWYLDLQALIAGQWQFRKPKEQSKEEYQDFLNEKVYPILENWKERIIGENLLHPQVIYGYFPCQSEGNTLYIYEGNSLDAKARTHFEFPRQKSSRRLCIADFFAPKDSGIIDVFPMQAVTVGEVATEYAQKLFAANQYTDYLYFHGLAVQVAEALAEWTHARIRRELGFGADEPDNIRDVLAQRYQGSRYSFGYPACPNIQDQFKQLELLETSRINLYMDESEQLYPEQSTTAIITYHPVAKYFSA; from the coding sequence ATGACTCATCCTTTCCTGAAACGCCTGCACAGTCCAGAACTTCCAGTGATCGTTTTTGACGGTGCAATGGGTACTAACTTACAAACCCAAAACCTCACGGCTGAGGATTTTGGTGGTGTGCAGTATGAAGGCTGTAACGAATACCTAGTCCACACCAAACCGGAAGCCGTCGCCAAAGTTCACCGCGACTTTCTCGCCGTGGGTGCAGATGTCATCGAAACTGATACTTTCGGTGCTACTTCCATTGTTTTGGCAGAGTATGATTTAGCAGACCAAACATACTACCTCAACAAGACAGCCGCAGAATTAGCTAAGAAAGTAGCGGCGGAGTTCTCCACACCCGAAAAACCCCGGTTTGTCGCCGGTTCCATTGGCCCAACAACCAAACTACCCACCTTGGGACACATCGACTTTGACACCATGAAAACGGCTTTTGCAGAACAAGCAGAGGCGTTGTTAGATGGTGGAGTAGATTTATTTATTGTCGAGACTTGCCAAGATGTGCTGCAAATCAAAGCGGCGCTGAATGGAATTGAAGAAGTTTTCGCCAAGAGAGGGGAACGCATACCCTTAATGGTGTCGGTAACGATGGAAAGTATGGGGACAATGCTGGTAGGTTCAGAAATCAGCGCTGTCCTAACAATTTTGGAACCGTTCCCAATTGATATTCTCGGTCTTAACTGTGCCACAGGCCCAGACTTGATGAAACCGCATATCAAATATTTGGCTGAACATTCGCCGTTTGTGGTTTCTTGTATTCCCAACGCGGGTTTACCAGAAAACGTTGGTGGACAAGCGCACTACCGCTTAACACCAACCGAATTACGTATGGCGTTGATGCACTTTGTTGAAGATTTGGGTGTCCAAGTGATAGGGGGTTGCTGTGGGACACGTCCAGCACACATTCAACAATTGGCAGAAATCGCTAAAGATTTAAAGCCGAAAGTCAGACAGCCAAGTTTAGAACCTGCGGCTGCATCAATATATAGTACGCAACCCTACGACCAAGATAATTCCTTCTTGATTGTGGGTGAACGCCTCAACGCTAGTGGTTCCAAGAAATGCCGTGATTTGCTGAACGCTGAAGATTGGGACGGACTGGTTTCAATGGCGCGATCGCAAGTTAAGGAAGGCGCACACATTCTCGATATCAACGTCGATTATGTGGGACGCGACGGTGTGCGGGATATGCACGAATTAGTTTCCCGTATTGTTAATAATGTCACACTTCCCTTGATGCTCGACTCCACCGAGTGGGAAAAGATGGAAGCGGGTTTAAAGGTGGCTGGTGGTAAGTGTTTGCTGAACTCCACCAACTACGAAGATGGGGAACCTCGTTTCCTGAAAGTGCTGGAATTGGCGAAGAAGTACGGTGCGGGTGTCGTTATTGGCACAATTGACGAGGAAGGGATGGCGCGGACGGCCCAGAAGAAGTTTCAAATTGCCCAACGTGCTTACCGTCAAGCGGTAGAATATGGTATACCTGCCCATGAAATATTTTTTGATACCCTAGCTCTACCAATTTCTACAGGGATTGAAGAAGACCGGGAAAATGGCAAGGCGACAATTGAATCTATTAGCCGCATTCGCCGAGAATTACCGGGGTGTCATGTCATATTGGGTGTGTCGAATATATCCTTCGGCTTGAGTCCAGCCTCGCGGGTTGTCTTGAACTCGGTGTTTCTGCATGAGGCAATGGTAGCTGGTATGGATGCGGCAATTGTAAGTGCCAGCAAAATTCTACCATTATCCAAAATTGAAGAACGCCATCAAGAAGTTTGCCGTCAGTTAATATATGATCAACGCAAATTTGAAGGTGATGTCTGCGTTTACGACCCCCTCACAGAACTAACCAAACTGTTTGAAGGAGTTACAACCAAACGTAACAAAGGCGTAGATGAAAGCCTACCCATCGAAGAACGCCTCAAGCGCCACATTATCGACGGCGAACGCATCGGTTTAGAAGCGCAACTAACCAAAGCCTTGGAACAATATCCCCCCCTGGAAATTATCAACACCTTCCTCCTAGATGGGATGAAGGTAGTGGGTGAATTGTTCGGTTCAGGACAAATGCAGCTACCCTTCGTTTTACAGTCAGCCGAAACCATGAAAGCGGCGGTAGCCTACCTAGAACCCTTCATGGAAAAATCCGAAGCAGGAAATAATGCCAAAGGAACGGTAATTATCGCCACCGTGAAAGGGGATGTTCACGACATTGGTAAAAATCTAGTAGATATCATCTTGTCTAACAACGGCTACAAGGTAATTAACTTAGGTATTAAACAACCAGTAGAAAATATCATTGAGGCTTACGAAAAGCATCATGCTGATTGTATTGCAATGAGTGGTTTGCTAGTAAAATCCACCGCTTTCATGAAAGACAATTTGGAGGCGTTTAACGAAAAAGGTATCACTGTTCCAGTAATTTTAGGTGGTGCGGCATTAACACCTAAATTTGTCCATCAAGATTGCCAAAACGCCTACAAAGGTAAAGTTATCTACGGCAAAGATGCTTTTGCTGACTTGCATTTTATGGATAAATTAATGCCAGCTAAAGCCATTGGTAAATGGGATAACTCACTAGGATTTTTAGATGAAGTAGCAACTGATGAATTAGAGACTATTAATCAGAAATCAGCAGCTACTACCAAAAAATCTCCACTCCCAACTCCCGACTCCCCACTCCCCGTAGACACCCGACGTTCCGAAGCCGTCGCCATAGATATACCTCGTCCCACGCCACCATTCTGGGGAACGCAGTTGTTACAACCCGGTGATATTCCTTGGGAGGAAATATTCTGGTATTTAGATTTGCAAGCTTTGATTGCGGGACAATGGCAATTCCGCAAACCCAAAGAACAATCTAAGGAAGAATATCAAGATTTCTTGAATGAGAAAGTATATCCAATTCTCGAAAATTGGAAGGAACGCATCATTGGAGAAAATCTGCTGCATCCCCAAGTAATTTACGGTTATTTTCCTTGTCAATCTGAGGGAAATACTTTGTATATCTATGAAGGCAACAGCCTAGATGCAAAAGCTAGAACTCACTTTGAATTTCCTAGACAGAAATCCTCCAGAAGATTATGTATTGCTGATTTCTTTGCACCAAAAGATTCGGGAATTATAGATGTCTTCCCCATGCAGGCGGTGACTGTGGGAGAAGTGGCTACAGAATACGCTCAAAAACTGTTTGCGGCTAATCAATACACTGATTATCTGTATTTCCACGGTTTAGCGGTGCAAGTAGCTGAAGCTTTGGCTGAGTGGACACACGCCAGAATCCGCCGTGAATTAGGCTTTGGGGCTGATGAACCCGATAATATTCGGGATGTTCTAGCACAAAGATATCAGGGTTCTCGGTATAGTTTTGGCTATCCAGCTTGTCCGAATATTCAGGATCAGTTCAAGCAATTAGAGTTGTTGGAGACTAGCAGGATTAATCTGTATATGGATGAAAGTGAACAACTTTATCCAGAACAGTCTACAACGGCGATTATTACCTATCATCCTGTAGCTAAGTATTTCAGCGCATAA
- the bchH gene encoding magnesium chelatase subunit H — protein sequence MKRIVLIAGFESFNADLYRKAASLASSRCADLDIRVFSDRNITSNRQEVEAALQGADVFFGSLLFDYDQVLWLRDRISQIPIRLVFESALELMSLTKIGAFAIGDKPKGMPKPVKFILDKFSNGREEDKLAGYISFLKIGPKLLKFVPVQKVQDLRNWLIIYGYWNAGGSENVAALFWTLAEKYLDLKVGDIPPPIDTPNMGLLHPDYQGFFTSPREYLAWYQGGGRRQKAEGRSQELITSPSSPSSPPPPHSLLPTPYSPLPTPHSPVVGILLYRKHVITKQPYIPQLIRRFEEAGLIPLPIFINGVEGHVAVRDWMTTDYESQQRQIGNIETPSLSQEAVKVDAVVSSIGFPLVGGPAGSMEAGRQVEVAKRILTAKNVPYIVAAPLLIQDIHSWTRQGVGGLQSVVLYALPELDGAIDTVPLGGLVGENIYLVPERVQRLIGRVKSWIALRQTPPSERKIAIILYGFPPGYGAVGTAALLNVPRSLIKLLHSLKDQGYKVGDIPEDGEELIRLVKRTDEEMETWEKNKPFPSAANTVNSRKLEKWLGYLRTSRIEKQWKSLTGSGIKTYGDEFHIGGVQLGNVWIGVQPPLGLQGDPMRLMFERDLTPHPQYAAFYKWLQNELQADAIVHFGMHGTVEWLPGSPLGNTGYSWSDILLGDLPNLYIYAANNPSESILAKRRGYGVLISHNVPPYGRAGLYKELVALRDLIAEYREDPQKNYVLKEGICKKIVDTGLDTDCPFDDAKRLGIPFTPENIRLFSAHAFDDYLVKLYEYLQVLENRLFSSGLHTLGEPPNEEELASYLEAYFGEGQTKSPEIEKQITDLLMQTTDELTNLLRGLNGEYIPPAPGGDLLRDGAGVLPTGRNIHALDPYRMPSPAAYERGREIAQKIIAQHLQEHHKYPETVAVLLWGLDAIKTKGESLGILLELVGAEPVKEGTGRIVRYELKPLAEVGHPRIDVLGNLSGIFRDSFVNIIELLDDLFRRAADADEPEDQNFIRKHALALKAQGVENASARLFSNPAGDFGSLVNDQVVDGNWESGEELGNTWQSRNVFSYGRQDKGQARPEVLQQLLKTSDRIVQEIDSVEYGLTDIQEYYANTGGLKKAAEKQRGKKVTTSFVESFSKDTTPRNLEDLLRMEYRTKLLNPKWAQAMASQGSGGAYEISQRMTALIGWGGTADFTDDWVYDQAADTYALDAEMAEKLRQANPEAFRNIISRMLEAHGRGFWQADEDKLNKLRQLYELTDEQLEGVTV from the coding sequence ATGAAACGCATCGTCTTGATTGCTGGATTTGAATCATTTAACGCTGACTTGTACAGAAAGGCAGCCTCATTGGCTAGTTCTCGCTGTGCTGATTTGGATATTCGAGTATTTAGCGATCGCAATATTACCAGCAACCGCCAGGAAGTAGAAGCGGCTTTACAAGGCGCGGATGTATTTTTTGGTAGCCTGTTATTTGATTATGACCAAGTTTTGTGGCTGCGCGATCGCATTTCGCAAATTCCCATCCGCTTAGTATTCGAGTCAGCCTTAGAACTGATGAGTTTAACCAAAATAGGGGCTTTCGCCATCGGCGACAAACCCAAAGGAATGCCCAAACCCGTTAAATTCATCCTCGACAAATTCAGCAACGGACGCGAAGAAGACAAACTCGCAGGTTATATTAGCTTTCTCAAAATCGGCCCCAAACTTTTAAAATTCGTCCCAGTACAGAAAGTCCAAGACTTACGCAACTGGTTAATTATCTACGGTTACTGGAATGCAGGCGGTTCCGAAAACGTCGCTGCCTTATTTTGGACACTAGCAGAAAAATACTTAGATTTAAAAGTCGGTGACATTCCCCCACCCATTGACACCCCCAACATGGGGCTACTTCACCCAGACTACCAAGGATTTTTTACATCTCCCCGTGAGTATTTGGCATGGTATCAAGGAGGAGGCAGGAGGCAGAAGGCAGAAGGCAGGAGCCAGGAGTTAATAACGTCTCCCTCATCCCCCTCATCTCCCCCCCCTCCCCACTCCCTACTCCCTACTCCCTACTCCCCACTCCCCACTCCCCACTCCCCAGTCGTCGGTATTCTCCTCTACCGCAAACACGTCATCACCAAACAACCTTACATTCCTCAACTAATTCGCCGTTTTGAAGAAGCTGGGTTAATTCCCTTACCCATCTTCATCAACGGTGTGGAAGGACACGTGGCAGTACGAGACTGGATGACAACGGACTATGAATCTCAGCAACGGCAAATAGGTAATATTGAAACCCCTTCACTTTCGCAAGAAGCAGTCAAAGTTGATGCAGTTGTTTCCAGCATCGGCTTTCCCCTCGTCGGCGGCCCGGCTGGTTCAATGGAAGCAGGCCGTCAGGTAGAAGTAGCAAAACGCATCCTCACTGCCAAAAACGTTCCTTACATCGTCGCTGCACCTTTATTAATTCAAGATATCCACTCTTGGACACGTCAAGGTGTGGGTGGTTTGCAAAGCGTCGTATTATACGCCTTACCAGAATTAGACGGCGCTATTGATACCGTCCCCCTTGGTGGTTTGGTGGGGGAAAATATATATTTAGTTCCAGAACGGGTACAGCGTTTAATTGGTAGAGTCAAAAGCTGGATAGCTTTACGCCAAACACCCCCATCAGAACGCAAAATTGCCATCATTTTATACGGCTTCCCTCCTGGTTACGGTGCAGTAGGTACAGCTGCATTATTAAATGTTCCCCGTAGCCTAATTAAACTACTCCACTCCCTCAAAGACCAAGGTTACAAAGTCGGCGATATTCCAGAAGATGGGGAAGAATTAATTCGGCTGGTTAAGAGAACAGATGAAGAAATGGAAACATGGGAAAAAAATAAACCTTTTCCCTCCGCAGCCAATACCGTTAATAGCCGTAAATTAGAAAAATGGTTAGGATATCTCCGCACATCTCGCATCGAAAAACAATGGAAATCCCTTACAGGTAGTGGAATTAAAACCTATGGCGATGAATTTCACATTGGCGGTGTGCAGTTAGGAAACGTGTGGATAGGTGTCCAGCCACCCTTGGGGTTACAAGGCGACCCCATGCGGTTAATGTTTGAACGAGATTTAACGCCCCATCCCCAATACGCCGCTTTCTACAAATGGTTGCAAAATGAACTCCAAGCCGATGCTATTGTCCATTTTGGTATGCACGGCACTGTAGAATGGTTGCCGGGTTCACCTTTGGGTAATACAGGCTATTCTTGGTCGGATATTTTATTAGGTGATTTGCCCAATCTATATATATATGCAGCGAATAATCCTTCCGAGTCAATTTTGGCAAAGCGTCGGGGTTATGGCGTGCTAATTTCTCACAATGTACCCCCTTATGGTCGGGCTGGTTTGTATAAGGAATTGGTTGCATTGCGCGATTTAATTGCGGAATATCGAGAAGACCCACAAAAGAATTATGTTTTAAAAGAAGGGATTTGTAAGAAGATTGTTGATACAGGTTTAGATACAGATTGCCCATTTGATGATGCCAAACGTTTGGGTATTCCTTTTACTCCTGAAAATATCAGGCTGTTTAGCGCCCATGCTTTTGATGATTATTTGGTGAAGTTGTATGAGTATTTGCAAGTATTAGAAAATCGCTTATTTTCTTCTGGGCTGCATACGTTAGGTGAACCACCAAATGAGGAAGAATTAGCATCTTATCTCGAAGCTTATTTTGGTGAAGGACAGACAAAATCACCAGAGATAGAAAAGCAAATCACTGATTTATTAATGCAAACTACCGATGAATTAACAAATTTATTACGGGGTTTGAATGGTGAATATATTCCCCCAGCACCAGGAGGCGATTTATTACGAGATGGCGCTGGTGTTCTACCTACAGGGAGAAATATTCATGCGTTAGACCCTTATAGAATGCCATCACCTGCCGCTTATGAACGGGGTAGAGAAATTGCTCAAAAAATTATCGCCCAGCATCTACAAGAACACCATAAATATCCTGAAACGGTGGCGGTTTTATTGTGGGGATTAGATGCGATTAAAACTAAGGGTGAATCTCTAGGCATTCTATTAGAATTAGTTGGTGCTGAACCTGTGAAGGAAGGAACAGGGCGTATTGTTCGTTATGAGTTGAAGCCTTTAGCAGAAGTCGGACATCCGCGTATTGATGTATTAGGAAATCTATCGGGAATTTTTCGGGATAGTTTTGTGAATATCATCGAATTATTAGATGATTTATTTCGAAGGGCGGCGGATGCGGATGAACCAGAAGACCAGAATTTTATTAGAAAACACGCCTTAGCTTTAAAAGCCCAAGGTGTAGAAAATGCTTCCGCAAGATTATTTTCTAACCCGGCTGGTGATTTTGGTTCTTTGGTGAATGACCAAGTTGTTGACGGGAATTGGGAATCTGGGGAAGAATTAGGTAATACTTGGCAAAGTCGCAATGTGTTTAGCTATGGCAGACAGGATAAGGGACAAGCTAGACCAGAAGTTTTACAGCAGTTGTTGAAAACTAGCGATCGCATCGTCCAAGAAATAGATTCGGTAGAATATGGTTTAACCGATATTCAGGAATATTACGCCAACACAGGCGGTTTGAAAAAAGCAGCAGAAAAGCAACGCGGTAAAAAAGTTACGACTAGCTTTGTGGAAAGTTTCTCCAAAGACACCACACCCCGCAATTTAGAAGATTTGCTACGGATGGAATACCGCACCAAATTACTTAATCCCAAATGGGCGCAAGCAATGGCGAGTCAGGGTTCCGGTGGTGCTTATGAAATTTCTCAACGCATGACAGCCTTAATCGGTTGGGGTGGCACGGCTGATTTTACTGATGATTGGGTATATGATCAGGCTGCTGATACTTACGCTTTAGATGCAGAAATGGCGGAGAAATTACGTCAAGCCAACCCCGAAGCTTTTCGTAATATTATCAGCAGAATGTTAGAGGCGCATGGGCGCGGTTTTTGGCAAGCTGATGAAGATAAGTTAAATAAGTTGCGTCAGTTGTATGAATTGACTGATGAACAATTAGAAGGTGTGACGGTTTGA
- a CDS encoding pentapeptide repeat-containing protein, producing the protein MDAEELLERYAAGERDFSRISLRRANLQGANLSNINLSEADLYAARLRDINLSNANLTSANLLDILLEEVEFDDSNLSGANLGGATVRNSSLKQVNFESANLIEVCMDCVDLESANFRGVSFGETSFYNCNLRNAFADRNSLCVCYLSNTIMPEGDILTNVTEE; encoded by the coding sequence ATGGATGCTGAAGAATTGTTAGAAAGGTACGCTGCCGGCGAGAGAGATTTTTCTAGAATTAGCTTGAGACGTGCTAATTTGCAAGGAGCCAACTTGAGTAACATTAACCTGAGTGAGGCTGATTTGTACGCTGCCCGTTTGAGAGACATTAACCTGAGTAATGCTAACCTCACTAGTGCTAACCTGCTTGATATCTTGTTGGAGGAAGTCGAGTTCGATGATTCTAACCTCAGTGGTGCCAACTTGGGTGGTGCTACTGTCAGAAACTCCAGTCTCAAGCAAGTCAACTTTGAAAGTGCCAACTTGATTGAAGTTTGTATGGATTGCGTCGATTTGGAAAGTGCTAACTTCAGAGGAGTTTCCTTTGGTGAAACATCCTTCTACAACTGCAACCTCAGAAATGCTTTTGCAGACAGAAATAGTTTATGTGTCTGCTATTTGAGTAACACCATTATGCCTGAAGGAGATATTCTCACCAACGTCACTGAGGAATAA